AGATATTGGTTCTCCGCTTCCGATTTATCAGACAACAAATGCTGATCAGCACAAAACATTACTGAGTATTTCCAGTGAGGCTGATCCTGTTGATCCTAATACGGCGACACTGGTTAAAAGGATGAAAGAATCTCTTCTTTCTACCGATGGAGGAGTAGGAATAGCAGCTCCGCAGGTGGGTATTAACAGGAAAATAATCTGGGTTCAGCGTTTTGATAAAAAGGATAATCCTTTGGAGTATTTTATAAATCCTGTGATCATCTGGAGATCCGAGCTTCAAAACCTGGGACCCGAAGGAGATCTGTCCATTCCTGAATTCAGGGATCAGTTTTACAGGAGCAAAGTTATACAACTCGAATATGTTGATTTGAAAGGTCAGAAATACTCTGAGATTGTAGAAGGTTTTACAGCCGTTATTTTTCAGCATGAGATAGACCACCTTTTTGGAATTTTGATTTCTGATAAAAAAGAAAAAGAAAAAAATGATGCTTATCTGAAAGTAGATGCTTTTCAGAAAGTTAAATAAAAAACCGGCAGCCAAAAATTGGCTGCCGGTTTTTTTTATTTTTCAATTTTACTTAAAATAATATTGATGGAATTTTTAAGTTGCAACAGATCTTCAGGTTGAACATTGATCTTTTTCATAATCTTTTCAGGGACACCACACGCATTTTCCTTTAAATTTTTCCCCTGTTCAGTCAGAAATACCTGTACCACTCTTTCATCTTCTTTTTTACGGTTTCTCGAAATAAAGCCTTTGCCTTCTAATCTTTTGAGTAAAGGCGTTAATGTACCACTATCCAGCAGGAGTTTTTCACCGATCTGAGTAACTGGAAGGCCATCCTGTTCCCACAAGACCATCATCACGAGATATTGAGGATAGGTAATGTCCAGTTCATCAAGAAAAGGACGGTACAAACCTGTGATTTCCTTTGCGATTGCATATAAAGGAAAGCAGATCTGATTTTCCAGTTTTAGGTTTTCCGAATTTTCCATAACAATAGAATATGAATTGGGAATTGATATTATTTTCTGATGATAAATTCATCCATAGGAATACGTACTTTTTTCATAGAAGCCAGCCAGTCTTTTTCTTCATCACGGTATCCCAAGTACAGCAAACTTACACTTTTTAATCCTAATTCTTTCAAACCAAGAATTTCATCTACCACCTCATTACTGAATCCTTCTGCCGGTGTACTGTCGATTTTTAATTCTGCTGCCTGAGCCAAAGCTAAGCCTAAGGAGATGTAAGTCTGACGGGCGGTATGTAAAAAATGCTGTTCAGGAGTCTGCGCACCGTAAATTTCTTTCAATTTATCTGTATAGCTGTTGAAACGGCCTTTCGGAAGATCTCTTACATCAGTATGGTAGTCATACACTTTATCAATTTTCTCATTGGAATAATTATCCCACGCTGCAAATACAAGCACATGAGAAGAATCTCTCATCACTTCAGGGTTTAAAGCACCCTGAACCATTTTTTCCTTTAATTCCTGATTCTCTACTACAATGATACGGAAAGGCTGTAAGCCGGATGAAGTAGGAGCCAACCTTGCAGCTTCCAAAATCGTATTTAAATCTTTTTCCGATACTTTTTTTGTTGGATCATATGCTTTCACGGCATGTCTCCAGTTTAAATTTTCTATTAATGACATTGTTTTATTTTTTGTGAAATAATTTTATGGGACAAAGTTATAACAAAATTAAATTGCTTGCAATTTAATTTTAAATAATATATTTTAGATAAAATCGATAATAGAAATATCACAAGTTTCGGATTTCGTAAAATAGACCATATTCCAATCTTTGCTGTATAATTTTAAAACAAAATACAATGCAAAGATTTATCAATCAGTATGCGCTGATAACGGGAGGAACGAATGGAATGGGGTATGCAGTTGCTGAGCAGTTTATCGGAGAAGGCGGAACTGCTATAATTACCGGAAGATCCGAAGAAACCGTGCTTAAAGCAACTGAAAAGTTAGGAAGAAAAGCAGTAGGGATAGTGTCCGATGCAGGTAATATGAAAGACCTGATGCATTTACAAAACGAAATAAAACAATACACTGAAAATATTGATCTCGTTTTTGCCAATGCAGGGTACGGGAAATTTAAGCCGATTGAAAATGTGGACCCTGAGGATTTCGATGAACTGTTTAATATTCTGGTAAAAGGACCTTTCTTTACCGTTCAACAAATGTTACCATTAATGAAAAAGGGAAGTTCGGTTATTTTTAATACTTCAGTAGCTACAGAGATTTCAATGCCTAATTTCTCTGTTTACTCGGCTGCAAAATCAGCTGTGCAATCTTTTGTGAAGACTTTTGCCACTGAGCTGTTGGAAAGGGGAATCCGGGTAAACGCTATTAGTCCCGGACATATTAAAACCAATATCTTCAATAATACCGGATTGAATAAAGAGCAGATTGAGGATGCCGTTCAGCATATTATTCCTACAATCCCGTTTAAACGGCAGGGAGATCCATCGGAAATAGCAAATACAGTGCTTTTCCTTGCTTCAAGGGAAGCGTCTTATATCCATGGAGCCGAAATAAAAGTAGATGCCGGAATTTCTGTGATAAGATCCTAGGAAAAAGTTATTAGATGTCATTAACCTGTTTAATAATATTGGTTTTGTTCTCAATACCGATATTATAGGCCTTACCTTTTTTCAGGCTTTGGTTTAACTTTTCTAGAAGAGTTTTATAGGAAGAATCTTTTTTTGACACATAAAAAACCTGTGCGCTAATTCCAATAGAGATACGCATAAAATCCCCGGGATGATCGGGGTCTTCCGTAATCTGACTGATTGTTGCATTTTTGTACCAGGTTAAATTCTGTGAACCCGAACTACCGGAGCAGGATGTTATCATACAAAAAAATAATAGTAATGTCCATACTTTCATAAAAATAGTGTTATTATATAACAGCACCTGCCCATTTACAGAATCAGCAGGTGCTGTAAAATTATCAATTAATTAAAATCCACAGCTGGATACATCCGGTGCAGGTGAAGGAGAACATCCGGAAAGCAGTGAAAATTTAGTCAGTACACAATTGGTATTGATCAGATTGTTGTCATACAGATAAGAATTACTAGGACTTCTGTAATAAACATTTCCTGCAGTATTAGCATAAGAGGAAACGGATGCAGATCCGCAAGAGGTGTTAACGCAAGCGTTTCTCCATGCTGTATCTGTTACAGGACCGCTTGAAAATAGTGAAGGATCAATAATTCTTTTTTCCGTTACTCCGGAAGCATTTTTATAGCTTACCAATATTGCAACGTGGTAGCTCCACGCCACACAGCAAGTTCCTGTTGATGCCTTTAGGTTTCCGTATACAAATTGTTTTTCACAGTCATAGCCGTTGTTCATTAAGATTTGTCTCATCTTATGGGCTCTTGCATAACATCCGTCTACAGGATATCTGAATGTGATGCATGGTGAGGACGCCGTAGAGGTACCGCAAGACTGATTCTTTATTTGATTGAATAAAGAATTTAATGTAGCTACATCAGGAATTACACTCGCCAATTTATTGGTTTGTCCTTTTACTTCTTTTGTCAGGATCGTTTTAAAATATCTTACGTCTTCCGGGCTTGCAGACTCCACTTTTCCTATTTCATTGCTATTAGGCTTTAAGAAAATGTGTACAGGAGATTCATTCTTAACAGCCTGTCTAAGCATTCCGATATACTGCTCATTTTCTTTGGTCGGCTTAATTTCATAGAATTGCGCAGTTAACATAAATGACACCTTTATCATTCCGTTTTCTTCGTCTATCCCTACCGGTACAGTCTTTCCGAAATCTTTCAGCTTAGAATCATTTACACTTAGTTTTTCCTTTCCGTTGATTTCCTGATTCCCGTTGGAATCGGCACAGGAATTAAAAGTTAAGACGGTCACAAAGGCCATCATTGATAAAAAAAGATTTTTCATAATAATTGTAATTTGTAGTTTAATGGTGAGTTTTTGTTAAGTTGGTTGGTTATTTTAACTCTTATTTACTTCACTTTTTGGTGAAAATAAAATTAATAAAAAAAATAACATAAGCAAGTTATTTTTATAAAAACCAAAATTTTTAGTAATAATTAAAGTGTTTTGTTCATTAAAAACTACCGTTTTAATAAGTGTTAATAATGGCTCTGTGAATTTTACGATGAAAAAAAATCAGGTTTACCTATTTTATCCGTGCAGGTTGCCAGCGGATTGGTTATTTCTTAATTAAGCTGCTTTGCAATACAATATCTCTGATTAATTTTTCAAAATAATAGTACAGCGTATTTATCTCGCTCATCTGATTTTCCATGATAACAATACTCACATCAGAAGAGGGCACATAAACATTCAATGAAGTAAAGCCATCTCCGAGACCGGTATGACCAAAATAGCTGACTCTGTGATCCTTTACAATACGAATAGCATATCCGTAACCCATCTTACCGGTTCCGAATACATCATGTTCGGAAAATACGGATGGACTTATTAATAATTGATAGGTATCTGCGTTTAGGATTTTGCCTTTATGAAGAAAATCATTCCAGACAGATAAGTCCTTTGCTGTGCTTATTACTCCGTCGGCTGGCATATTTTCATCATTGATAAAAGAGTCATTGGAAACAGTTAATCCTTTTTCATTACTTATATGCCCCGAAACCAGCTTCTTCAGATCCGATTTCGCATAGCAGAAAGTATCTTTCATTTTAAGCTGCTTGAACAGTTCATTAGCCAATTGAGAGTAAGATTGATGGCTGACATTTTCGATGATTTTCCCTAACAAGATATAGGAAAGGTTACCGTATTTGAAATCAGAGCCCGGTCTAAATGCCAAAGGTTTCTCGAGATCAACAATCCCATGGGTATGGTTAAGCAACTGATGAACCGTTACTGAATCAGCCCAGGGCTGAGATAGTGATGGAAGGTACTTTTTTATAGGAGAATGTAAATCAACTTTTCCTTTTTCAACCTCTTTTAATAATAAAACGGCGGTGATCTGTTTGGTGTTGGACATGATTTCAAACTGATCATTTGGTTTTAAAGGAATTCGTGTCTTAGCATTTTTTATACCGTAAGCCCTGGAGTATTCAACCTTTCCGTTTCTGGTAACGAGAACAACCCCATTGAAAGTTCTAGGGCTCTTAACCTGAATTAGGCTATCGATCTTTTGTTTGTATTTATCCTTTTGTGCAAAACATATAGAAGAAATGGATAATAACAGATAGCAAAAGAACCGGGTTAATAGTTTCATTGGACTTTCAGATTTTATTAATTGCGCTAAAAACACAATGCAAAATACTAAATATGTAGGAGATTTTTCGATTTTTTATCCATATGATTCAGCCAAAAGTATATTTAAATACTATTTTTAATAAGGACAAATCATATATGATCAAAGACTCTGTGGAATAGCCGAATGATAAAAGATTAATATGTTTTTCCTTAGGAATCTCAACTTTATAAGATTAGACTCCTAAGGAATAATAAGAAAAGTAATTTTTAGAAATTGGTAGTAGTTGCAGATTTTTTATTAGAAATCTCAGCTCCAAAAACATCTGCAAAATGTTTTGTAATTTTAGATTTGATATCTTCCATTTCCTGAGGGGAAAGTTCTCTTTCAAGTTCTCTTTTCAGAGAGGTCACCTGTTTATCTTTGATACCACAAGGAATGATATATTCAAAATAGCGCATATCGGTGTTTACATTAAGGGCAAAACCATGTAAAGTTACCCAACGGGACGCTTTCACACCCATTGCACAAATTTTTCGGGCATACGGTTTTCCCACATCCAGCCAGACCCCGGTCTCTCCCTGGGAACGCTCGCCCTTAAGGCCATATTCGCCAATGGTTCTGATGATCACTTCTTCCAGGTTTCTCATGTATAAATGAATATCTGTAAAGAAATTTTCAAGATCTAAGATCGGATAACCTACAATCTGCCCGTATCCGTGATAGGTAATATCTCCGCCACGGTTTACTTTTACAAAAGTAGCATCAATCTCTTTGAGTTTATCAATTCCCGCCAGCATATTTTCTTCATGTCCGCTTTTTCCTAAAGTATAAACATGGGGATGCTCCACCAAAAGCAAATGATTGGGTGTGGTAATATGTTCTTCAGCAGGTAAATCGCGGTTTTTTATTTTGGTATCAATGATATCTTTCATCAGTTTTTCCTGATAGTCCCATGAGGACTGATAATCTCTTGTACCCAGATCTTCGAATTCTACTACTTTATTTTGATGTGTATTCATAATGAGCGTCTGTCTTTTTTTATGGTCCTGTGGAAAGACTTGTACCATTTTTTAGACATACAAATTTAGTGATTTTTAATTCTTTATTGAATTTATAAAATCTATGGCATTATTTTTCCAATCTTTATCCTGTAATAGAACATTAACGAATGCTGTTCCTATGATTCCGCCGTCTGCTTTTTCCGTTACACTTTCAAAATCTTTTTTCGATTTTATACCAAAACCGATCATTACCGGATTTTTTAACTGAAGAAGAGATATCCGGGAAAGATAATCTTCATTTTTTAATACGGCATTTTCATTTCCTGTTGTGGATGAAGAACTTACCGCATACAGAAACCCTGAGCTTAAAGAATCAAGATATAAGATCCTTTCGTCTGAGGTTTCAGGTGTGATCAGAAATGTGAAGTTGAGATGATATTTCTTCAGGATTTGCTGATAATTCTTTTCAAATTCAATAGGAGGAAGATCAGGGATAATGAGTCCGGTAACACCACTTTCCGAGCATTCTTTGCAGAAATTTTCAAAACCAAAACTTAAAACCGGATTGATATATCCCATTAAAATAATAGGAATTTTAATTTCAGTTTTAATGGATTTCAGTTGTGATAGTAATTTCTCAATGGTCATTCCATTTTCCAATGCAAGTTCATGTGCTTTCTGTATAATGGGACCGTCAGCAACCGGATCCGAATAAGGCATTCCGATTTCCATCATGTCCGCACCGGCATCCTGTATGAGTTTTATAATATCTGCAGTATCTTCCAATTTAGGAATCCCTGCTGTGAAGTATATATTGAGTTTTTTCATTGGGTTTATTGTATTTATGTATTCATGTAAAATGTATTTATGATAAAAAGACGCATAATTTTCTTTAACAACTGTCAGAATCATTTTACATGAATACTTTTTACATTTTACAGATTAAAAATTTAAAGATTAGCTAAATAAGTTTCCATATCCTTATCACCACGTCCGCTCAGGCAGATCACCACGATGTCATTTTCGTCGAATTTCTTTTTATCCAGGACGGCCAGGGCATGTGAGCTTTCAAGGGCAGGAATAATTCCTTCCAGTTTTGTGAGCTCAAAAGCTGATTTCAAGGCTTCATCATCGTTGATGCTGAAAAATTCCGCACGCTTTTCCTTAAATAAATGAGCATGGAAAGGCCCGATCCCGGGATAATCCAAACCGGCAGAAATTGAATGGGGTTCGATTACCTGACCGTCGCGGGTCTGCATGACAAGGCTTTTGCTTCCGTGTAAAACGCCTAAAGTTCCAAGAAAAGTGGTGGCCGCAGATTTTCCGGATTCCACACCGAAGCCTCCTGCTTCTGCCGCAATAATTTTTACATTTTCTTCTTCCACAAAATGGTAAAAAGTTCCTGCTGCGTTACTACCACCTCCTACGCAGGCAATCACATAGTCAGGATTCTCTCTTCCTGTTTGTTCATGAAGCTGTTCCCTGATCTCTTTTGATATGACGCTTTGAAATCTTGCAACCAAATCGGGAAAGGGATGAGGTCCCACAACGCTGCCTATAACATAATGAGTTGTCACTGGATTATTGATCCAATCTCTTAAGGCTTCATTTACTGCGTCTTTTAATGTTTTTGATCCCGAAGTTGCCGGAACTACTTCTGCACCCAGCATTTTCATTCTTGCTACATTCGGAGCCTGCCTCTGAATGTCAACTTCACCCATATAAACGATACATTTCAAACCAAGCAATGCGCAGGCGGTAGCAGTAGCAACGCCGTGTTGTCCGGCTCCGGTTTCTGCAATAATTCTGGTTTTTCCCAATCGTTTTGCCAGTAAAACCTGGCCCAGTGCGTTATTGATCTTGTGTGCACCGGTATGGTTAAGATCTTCTCTTTTCAGATAAATGTTCGTTTTGTACTGGTTGCTCAGATTTTTGGCAAAATAAAGAGGAGTAGCACGCCCTACATAATTTTTCAGTAAATCCTGATATTCTGCCTGAAACTCCTCAGATTCTATAATTTCAAGATAGTTTTTTTGAAGCTCTTCTACATTTGGATAAAGCATTTCAGGGATAAAAGCTCCTCCGAATTCTCCATAATATCCATTTTGATCAGGGTTTTTATAATTCATTTTCATTGTTGTTATTGTATTAAATAAGCAGTTTTTTCTGAATCAAGCTGCTTGAAAAGATTTCTATTTTCTTCAGACAAATGGATGATCAGGATGTCATCATCTTCAGAACTGATCCAGTGATCATCTTCCTGCTCCAGAATTTTTTTTGCTTTATCGTATAATATATCAATTTTGCACTTTTCATAAAAGGGGCGCAAATCGGAAATACAGAATCCAATAACCTGCAGGTCCCTCTCAGTAACATTTTCTGCTGAAAGCTTCAGCAATTGGCTGCCATAGCCATGTCCTTTTTGTGCAGAAACAAAGCCCACCATTTCTGTATAAGAATGTAGATTTCCCGATATCTTTAATGTAAAATCGAAATTCAGACGCAATACAGATTTGATATTTCCATCAGTGTCCAGTAATAAATGAAATTCAGAATTTTTAAATAGCTGTCTGAAATCATCAGCTTTCATACCTGTCCATTCCTTGTTTTCCCAAAGCTTTATTATTACTCCTATTTCCTGTATGGTAAGCTGTTCCGAATTTTTAATGTGGTACGTCATGGTTCAGGGTATTTAGATAGGACAGATTATGATCGAATTGCTGTCTTGTTATTTGTTTATTCTGGTACAGGTATTTTATTTTACTTGAAATGCTGATCAGGGTTTCGATATCTAGCTTTGAACGATACATTTTAAAGATCAGTTCCAGGTTATCCAGCAAATAATAAGAATCCAGTTTTTCATAAGATAAGAATATCTTAAAATAGATTTTTCCCAGGTCATAATTAACATTAGCTTTGACCGTATTTTCCATCAGTTTATCCGCAATTATTACCAAATGATATCCATCCCATAAATGAATGGTTTCAAAAAAATACTCAATATCATCTTCATTAAAATCCTTAATGATACTTATAAATATGGATAATAAACCACCCATTTCCCAGAAGTCTGTGGTGCTGTCATTTTCACATATGAAATCATGCAGTTTTTTTACCCTTTCATTCTCAAACCTCGGTGGGAATAAAGTTTTATAGAACTGTTTTTTCAATGATTGTATATTCATAAGGATGAGATTAATGGGTTTGACTTAAATACTTTAATTTTCTCTACATCTTTAATTCCTGGTCCGGTTTCAAATTTTGAATTGATATCCAAGGCAAAAGGTTTCTGATCCAATATTTTGATACCTTTTATATTCTGTTCTGAAATGCCTCCGCTCAGCAGGTAGGGAACATTTATTTTGATATCATTTAACAGCGACCAGTCAAACTGTTTCCCAGTTCCTCCAAATGATTGACTATCCGTATCAAATAACAAATAATCAATAACGGATTGTATCCGGTCAATTTTAGAAGAAAGATGTCCCATTGTTTCACCAATCCTTAAGGCTTTGATTATTTTTACTTCCGGATCTGTTTTTTGTTTTAATACCTTAATATATTCATCACTTTCATCACCGTGCAGCTGAATAAAATTAAGCTCAGCTTTTTGAGTAATATCCACTACATTTTCTATATCCTCGTTCACGAAAACTCCTACCTTTCCTTTGTGAATGATTTTCGAAATATCATCTAAACTTAAACGATTAAGTGCATACCGCGGCGATTTTTTGTAGAATATAAATCCTATAAAATCAATATTCATGGAAATTAATTCCAGAATTTGATCAGGCAGTGTAAGACCACATACTTTTATTTGTAGCTGCTGGTTCATCACGATAGGTTTATATGGTTGATGAATTCTTTAAAGGCTTTGGCAGGATCTTCATTCTTCATAAAATATTCACCCATTAAGAATCCGTCGAAACCCTTTTCTTTCAGGTAACTGAAATCCTCAATACTGTAAATTCCACTTTCAGCAACAGATAAAGTTTGTTCAGGCAGTTGATTTTTTAATCGGACAGAATGTTGAAGATCTACTTTAAAATCTTTTAGGTTTCTGTTATTAATTCCTACCAGATCAATATCTGGATGGAAGTGTTGCAATTCTTCTTCTGTATGGATTTCCAGTAAAACTTCCAATCCCAGTTCGTGTGATAAATGGGTGAACTCCAGAACCTGTGATGGTGAAAGACAGGCGGCAATCAGTAAAATAACATCCGCACCCATATTTTTAGCCTCATAGAACTGATATTCGTCGATCATGAAATCTTTCCTGAGAACGGGCGTTTTAATTTGACTTCTGAGATCCATAATATCTTTAAAACTACCACCAAAAAAATCGGTGTCGGTAAGTATTGAAATTCCGCTTGCTCCAAAATTCTCATAAGCAGACACTACTTCAAAAGGAGAAACCTTATCATTAATTACTCCCTTTGAAGGAGATTGTCTTTTAAATTCAGCGATTATTCCGCTTTTCTCTTTAAGGGAAGATTTTAAAGAAGCGGTTTTTCTTTCAAAAAAAGCAGAATCCTTTAATTCTTCTACAGAAACATTTGCTTTTGAAAAATTAACTTCTTCTTTTTTTCTCGATATAATTTTATCTAATATGGTCATTTATTGTGTGTTTTTATATTTCCTGAAACTAATTAATTCTATTCAAAACCTCAAAATGCATTATTCTAATAACAGTTCCAGGCTTCTCAATGCTTTTCCGCCATGTAAACTTTCCTGTGCCAAAAGGAGGCAATCATCATAGGAACCGAATTTTTCCGTATGATAAAGTGCTACCGCAGCATTCGCTAAAACAACGGCATTTTGAGAATCTGTTCCCTTTCCTTCCAAAATATTCCTGAAGATTCTTGCTGCTTCCTGAATGGTTTTACCTGCCTGGATACTTTCAGGACTTACCGGATCGAATCCCAGATCTTCAGAAGAATAAATATTTTCACCTTTTTTGGTTATAATTTTACTGTCATGGGTAAGGCTGATCTCATCATATCCATCCAGGCCATGAACCAGGACGAACTCCTGAGGTTCTTTTTGTAAAAGATATTGATAAATCCTTGCGATTTCCAGGTTGTATACTCCGATCACAGAAAATTTTGGTTTTGCCGGATTTACCAATGGACCTAATAGGTTGAAAAAGGTTCTTAGCCCCAGTGATTTCCTCAATGCTCCAACAGACTGAAGGGCAGGATGGAAGTAAGGAGCATGTAAAAAGCAGATATTCGCTTTCTCCAGATCTCTGTTCAGCTTATCAGAATCATTATTCATCTGATAACCCAGCTCTTCCAAAACATTTGAAGAACCGGTAACAGCTGAGGCTCCATAATTTCCATGTTTTGTTACGCTTTGTCCTGCTCCGGCAATGACAAAACCGGCCAGCGTTGAAATATTGATCGTGTTTTTGCCATCACCTCCCGTTCCTACGATATCTAAAGCATCACTGGCATCAAGGTTTACAGGAACTGCCATTTGCAATAATGCTTCCCTGAAGCCTTCCAGCTCTCTCAATGTAATATTGCGCATCAGGAAAACGCTCATAAAAGCAGTGACTTCCGTTGAATTGAATTTATTCTGGGCAATTTCAATCATGATCGCTTTGGCCTCAGATTTAGATAAGGTATGATGATTGAATAAATATTGCAGGATCTCTTTCATTTGAGGTGTTTTTATTGTTGAGGGAATATCTTGTGTTTTCAATGTAATAAGAAATTTTTAATGATAACTTCTCCGTCCGGAGTTAAAATACTTTCAGGATGAAACTGGACACCATGTACATCATAGGTTTTATGTTGCAGGGCCATGATCATTCCATCTTTATCTACGGCAGTGATCTCCAGTTCTTCGGGGAACTGATCGGGATCCACAGCCCAGCTGTGGTATCTTCCTACTTCCATTCCTGATGACAGGTTTTGGAAAAGTTTGGTTTTTTCTTTCACCAGCTCTGTGGTGGTTGCCACACCATGAAAAATTTCTGAAAGATTAATCAGTCTTCCTCCGAAAGCCTCAGCAATGGCCTGCTGCCCCAGACAAACTCCGAGAATGCTTTTAGTAGGAGCATATTTCCTGATCAGATCAAGTAATATACCGGACTCCTCAGGTATTCCGGGACCTGGAGACAAAATGATCTTATCATACTTTTCCACTTCTTCCAGGCTGATTTCATCATTCCGATAGATATCCACTTTCTGGTTTAGAATTCTTTCAATAATCTGAACCAGATTATAGGTAAAGCTATCGTAATTATCAAATACTAAAACTTTAGCTGTTAATTGGGTTTTTATATTTTCGTTCATCTTATTTAAATTAGTATTTGAGTTTATCTGCCTTTTCTACAGCTTTCTTGAGTGCGTTAAGCTTATTGTTGACTTCCTGAAGTTCACTTTCAGGATTGGATTTGGCCACCAGTCCTGCACCGGCCTGATAAAAAAGAGTATTGTTTTTACTTAAAAAGGTTCTGATCATAATAGCCTGGTTGCAGCTTCCGTTCAGACCTACCATTCCGATACAGCCTCCATAGTAACCCCGGGAATCCTTCTCGTATTGATTGATCAATTGAAGGGCTTTATGCTTAGGGGCACCACTTAAAGTCCCCTGAGGAAAGGTAGAAGCAACCACTTCAAAAGGATTGGTATTTTCCGGTAATTCCGATGTTACTTCACTTACCATATGAATAACGTGAGAAAAAAGTTGGATTTCCTTTAACTTTGTTACCGTTACATTTCTTCCCATTTTTCCCAGATCATTTCTTGCCAGGTCTACCAGCATAGTATGTTCAGCATTTTCCTTGGGATCATTTTTTAATTCTTCTATAGATTGAAGATCTACATCAAAGTTT
The sequence above is drawn from the Chryseobacterium daecheongense genome and encodes:
- a CDS encoding phosphoribosylanthranilate isomerase encodes the protein MNQQLQIKVCGLTLPDQILELISMNIDFIGFIFYKKSPRYALNRLSLDDISKIIHKGKVGVFVNEDIENVVDITQKAELNFIQLHGDESDEYIKVLKQKTDPEVKIIKALRIGETMGHLSSKIDRIQSVIDYLLFDTDSQSFGGTGKQFDWSLLNDIKINVPYLLSGGISEQNIKGIKILDQKPFALDINSKFETGPGIKDVEKIKVFKSNPLISSL
- the trpC gene encoding indole-3-glycerol phosphate synthase TrpC, with protein sequence MTILDKIISRKKEEVNFSKANVSVEELKDSAFFERKTASLKSSLKEKSGIIAEFKRQSPSKGVINDKVSPFEVVSAYENFGASGISILTDTDFFGGSFKDIMDLRSQIKTPVLRKDFMIDEYQFYEAKNMGADVILLIAACLSPSQVLEFTHLSHELGLEVLLEIHTEEELQHFHPDIDLVGINNRNLKDFKVDLQHSVRLKNQLPEQTLSVAESGIYSIEDFSYLKEKGFDGFLMGEYFMKNEDPAKAFKEFINHINLS
- the trpD gene encoding anthranilate phosphoribosyltransferase, translated to MKEILQYLFNHHTLSKSEAKAIMIEIAQNKFNSTEVTAFMSVFLMRNITLRELEGFREALLQMAVPVNLDASDALDIVGTGGDGKNTINISTLAGFVIAGAGQSVTKHGNYGASAVTGSSNVLEELGYQMNNDSDKLNRDLEKANICFLHAPYFHPALQSVGALRKSLGLRTFFNLLGPLVNPAKPKFSVIGVYNLEIARIYQYLLQKEPQEFVLVHGLDGYDEISLTHDSKIITKKGENIYSSEDLGFDPVSPESIQAGKTIQEAARIFRNILEGKGTDSQNAVVLANAAVALYHTEKFGSYDDCLLLAQESLHGGKALRSLELLLE
- a CDS encoding aminodeoxychorismate/anthranilate synthase component II gives rise to the protein MNENIKTQLTAKVLVFDNYDSFTYNLVQIIERILNQKVDIYRNDEISLEEVEKYDKIILSPGPGIPEESGILLDLIRKYAPTKSILGVCLGQQAIAEAFGGRLINLSEIFHGVATTTELVKEKTKLFQNLSSGMEVGRYHSWAVDPDQFPEELEITAVDKDGMIMALQHKTYDVHGVQFHPESILTPDGEVIIKNFLLH